The sequence AATTTTATTTCCCGAAACGAGGTCTCTCATCGTTCCCGCTTTGTTGATATCAAACTTTTCAGGTTCGCCTTTAATGTTGGCAATAACAATTATCTCTTCTCCATCGAGGATTCTTTTATATGCTAGTATATTTTGCGTTTCAAGTTCTTCCATAAAAATTACTTTTCCGACCGACAAGGCTTTATTACCGTTTCTAATGCGGGCCATTTTTTTGTACCAATCGAAAAGTTGTTTGTCGAAAAAGACTGAATCCGCCGGACGATCCTTTCCGAGCGGATGGGATTTTTCGACTTCGTAATTAAACTCTTCCCATACCATCGGTTTGCGGCAGTCGGGATCGTCGCCGCCCCACATGCCGGCTTCGTCGCCATAATAAATTTGAGGCGCGCCCGGCAGCGTAAATTGCAAAGCAACGGCAAGTTTCTGTTTCTCTCTTTCGATTTCATTCGGCTTTCTTACGTCGAAGCCAGGATTTTGTCCCGGATTGCCCGAATGGTCGTACATGTTGTCGGGATTGACAATCAACGAAGCGTGGCGCTCCGTGTCGTGACTTCCCATCAAATTCATCATTGCATAATAATTAACGCCGTATTGATTCATCATAGTTTTGATTGTGTCGATAAAGCCGCGAACGCCTGTAAAATATTTTTCAGAAAAAACGAGGTCTTTAATGGCTCTTGTAAACCTGTAATTCATTACGGCGTCGAATTGAGTTTGAAGCCACGGCGCGGCATTGAACATTTCATAATTATTCCAATCTTTCCACCATACTTCTCCGACCAGATAAGCGTCGGGATTGATTTCTCTCACCCATTTTCTGAATTTCATCCAGAATTTATGATTAACCATTTCAGCCACATCGAGCCGCCAGCCGTCGATTCCGTCTTCCGGATTGCCGTCTCCGTTCGGATCCATCCATCTTTTCACTATTAAATGAATATGTTCAGCCGGACCTTCGACAATACCGTTTTCGTCTTCTTTTATTTCAGGCAAATCTTTTACTCCGTAC comes from Melioribacter roseus P3M-2 and encodes:
- a CDS encoding glycoside hydrolase family 13 protein — encoded protein: MKIFTTALIFISAALVCGQTKFNEPPQWAKEAVWYQIFPERFNNGDKSNDPKPEDMEGAWPYFTPEGWQIHPWTSDWYKLQPWEKKTGFDFYRNAGLRRYGGDIRGIIDKLDYLKELGITAIYLNPVFESPSLHKYDASMYHHIDNNFGPDPEGDKAIWEKENPADPSTWQWTSADKLFLELIKEAHKRGIKIIIDGVFNHTGNNFWAFKDIVKNQQNSRYKDWYTIKKWDDPNTPENEFDYEGWYGVKDLPEIKEDENGIVEGPAEHIHLIVKRWMDPNGDGNPEDGIDGWRLDVAEMVNHKFWMKFRKWVREINPDAYLVGEVWWKDWNNYEMFNAAPWLQTQFDAVMNYRFTRAIKDLVFSEKYFTGVRGFIDTIKTMMNQYGVNYYAMMNLMGSHDTERHASLIVNPDNMYDHSGNPGQNPGFDVRKPNEIEREKQKLAVALQFTLPGAPQIYYGDEAGMWGGDDPDCRKPMVWEEFNYEVEKSHPLGKDRPADSVFFDKQLFDWYKKMARIRNGNKALSVGKVIFMEELETQNILAYKRILDGEEIIVIANIKGEPEKFDINKAGTMRDLVSGNKINCSEKISLNGYQIMILQ